The Brienomyrus brachyistius isolate T26 unplaced genomic scaffold, BBRACH_0.4 scaffold48, whole genome shotgun sequence genome window below encodes:
- the LOC125723395 gene encoding zinc finger BED domain-containing protein 4-like — MSAVWRYYKVDDNNIAIANCEICKLGIARGGKEKATFNTTNLIRHLKNKHPTQYSEFTQATQPKTSQLTLQESLKRREKMPRDSAKAQDITAKIAQMIAMSDLPFAFVENPGFLMLMEHVEPRFEMPSRHYFTEKALPALYKKISDKLLVLLSDVPYVSFTTDIWSSSVAPMSLLSLTAQWIDSSFVLRRAILHVQEFRGSHTAERIQQSVEKMINNWGIDKQRVHVILRDNAANMKKAMRDMGVPSVGCVAHSCQLCVHEGLLSQRSVTETLANARKIVGHFKHSPLAYSRLEDIQMALNMDIKRLQQDVQTRWNSSLYMLQSLLQQKRALSVFAAECTLPATLTVHQWELMNKTADLLSPFEELTRDVSRETATAADVIPAITVLRRVLSREDDDDQGIKTMKRTLLEAVLQRFANVETEPLFYIATLLDPRYKDGQV; from the exons ATGTCTGCTGTCTGGAGGTATTATAAAGTTGATGACAACAACATTGCCATAGCAAACTGTGAGATATGTAAACTTGGGATTGCAAGAGGTGGAAAGGAAAAGGCTACATTTAACACAACAAACCTAATACGGCACCTCAAAAACAAACACCCGACACAATACAGCGAGTTTACCCAGGCAACCCAGCCGAAGACGAGTCAGCTCACGCTGCAGGAGAGTTTGAAGAGAAGAGAAAAAATGCCCCGTGACAGCGCGAAGGCACAGGACATCACAGCCAAGATAGCACAAATGATCGCAATGAGTGACCTGCCATTCGCCTTTGTAGAGAACCCTGGATTTCTTATGCTTATGGAGCACGTAGAACCTCGATTTGAAATGCCGTCTCGCCACTATTTCACCGAGAAAGCTCTGCCAGCTCTTTATAAGAAGATTTCTGACAAACTACTTGTCCTGTTATCAGATGTACCCTATGTTTCGTTCACCACAGACATCTGGAGTTCATCCGTAGCTCCCATGTCTCTACTAAGCCTTACCGCACAGTGGATTGACTCAAGTTTTGTTTTACGCCGTGCGATCCTACATGTACAGGAATTTCGCGGATCGCACACCGCAGAGCGCATCCAGCAATCGGTGGAAAAGATGATAAACAACTGGGGAATTGACAAGCAACGGGTCCACGTAATTTTGCGTGACAACGCGGCAAATATGAAGAAAGCTATGAGGGATATGGGGGTGCCGAGTGTGGGCTGTGTCGCCCATTCCTGTCAACTCTGTGTGCATGAGGGCCTGCTGTCTCAGCGCAGCGTGACAGAGACCCTGGCCAACGCAAGGAAGATTGTAGGCCATTTTAAACACTCCCCGTTGGCCTACTCTCGACTAGAAGACATACAGATGGCCCTAAATATGGATATCAAGCGCCTACAGCAAGATGTACAG ACACGATGGAACAGCAGCCTCTACATGCTGCAGAGCCTACTGCAACAAAAACGTGCTCTTAGTGTCTTTGCAGCTGAGTGCACTCTACCAGCAACACTGACAGTTCACCAGTGGGAGCTGATGAATAAGACTGCTGATCTGCTATCCccctttgaagagctgaccagGGATGTGAGCAGGGAGACTGCAACTGCAGCTGATGTGATCCCTGCCATAACAG tccTCAGACGTGTTCTGTCTcgggaggatgatgatgaccagGGAATAAAAACAATGAAGAGGACTCTGCTGGAGGCAGTGCTTCAGCGCTTTGCTAATGTTGAAACTGAGCCACTCTTCTACATCGCCACTCTTCTAGATCCCAGATACAAAGATGGGCAAGTATAG